Part of the Thermofilum sp. genome, GACAGGATCGTGGGCTTCCTCACCTGGATCGTAATCGCGCTCAGCTTAGCATCTTTCGCCTACTGGAGCCTGTCGGGAGCGGACTTCGCTACAGCTGCGATGTTCGCTGCCGCTGTGCTGGCGGTTACGTGCCCCTGCCCGCTGGGCATCGCCGTGCCGCTGGTAGCGGCGCTCGCGTCGATCAAGGCGGCGCGGATAGGAGTCCTCGTGAGGGGTGGCGACGTCTTCGAGAGGGCTCTGAAGGTAGACACGGTGGTCTTCGACAAAACGGGCACGCTGACGTCCGGGTCTCCCAGGCTCAGCGGAGCCTACTCGTTCAACGGGTTCAGCGAAGCTGATCTGCTGAAGCTCGCCGGGTCCGCTGAGGTCAGGAGCGAGCATCCCCTCGCGAGAGCCGTGCTGGATAAGTGTAGGGAGCTTGGGCTGCAGCTGCGAGAGCCTTCGAGCTACGACCACTTGCCAGGTATGGGTGTTATCGCCGAGGTTGACGGCACCACGGTCGCTGTGGGGTCCCAGAAGCTGGTCGAGCAGCTGGGGGTGGTTCTGCAGCCGGAGGCTGCTGAGCTTATCGAGAAGCTTAGAGCGAGTGGGGCTACAGTCCTACTAGTAGCGGTGAACGGGGTGCTGGCAGGCGCTCTCGAAGTGCGCGACGAGATCAAGCCGGAGGCAGGCGAGGTAGTCTCCTACTTGAAGCGCGAGAAGCTCAGGACAGTGCTCATGACCGGCGACACCGAGGCGGCTGGAAGGTGGGTTGCCGAGAAGCTGGGCCTCGACGAGGTGCATGCGGAGCTTAAGCCTGAGGATAAGGCTGAGCGCGTGGAGGAGATGCAGCGGAGCGGTAGGAGAGTCCTGTTCGTGGGGGATGGTGTCAACGACGCGCCAGCGATAGGGAAAGCTTTCCTGGGGGTGGCTGTCGGGAAGGGTGCGGAAATCGCTAAGGAGGCTGGCGACGCTGTTCTCGTCAGCGGCAGCCTGAGGGCGCTCGTGCTTCTCCGCGAGCTCGGGAAAGCCGTCAGGAGGAAGGCTTTAGAGAACCTGGCCTGGGCTTTTACCTACAACGCGGCTCTAGTCCCCGTAGCCATGGGCTTGTTCTACCGTTCTCACGGCCTTCTGCTGAAGCCTGAGATGGCCGCTGCGGCGATGATACTGAGCGATATCTCGGTAGTGGTCAACGCTTTAACTCTCTTAAGGTTTAACTCCCGGACTTTGGAAGCTTAAGTTCGCAGGAGTTGACGCGGGGTTCACGCGGGCTGCAGGGGTGAGAGCGGGGAAAAGCTTGTCAGCGGGGATCTAGTCTGATCACAGAAAATGTCTGAAACGTTGAAGAGTAAGATTGTGCGTATAGGTCGGAAAAACACTCTGGTAATTCCTAAAAGGATCGCCGAGAAGCTTGGCATCGGTGAAGGGGACCGCATGCTCCTGATAGTTTCGCGGGGATAGGGTGGAGCTCAAGCCTCTGCCCAACGCTATCACGCTCTCGCTAAAGGGAAGGAAGGTTGCGAGGATCACTTTAAGAGAACTCGAAGAGGAGAGTGTGCGTGCGCAGGAGGAGTACGTCGAGAAAGCCTAAGGTGCTGGCGGACAAGTCGTTCCTCCTGCCCCGCAATAGGAGTTGAGGTGGAGAAAGAAGCTATGGAGGCTATAAAGCTGTTCAGAAAGCTTGACGTGCATTACTTGGAGGTAGGCTTTCTCGAAGCGATGTGGAAAGTTTTGAAAATTGTGCCTGAAGAGCATCTAGATGTCGTCGCGCTGGGCTTGGATGCTATTAGGAGCACCTATACGAGGCTAGATATCCCAAGCGAAGCCTATGTAGAGGCTTACAGGATCTACCGCAGAGGGCACAGGGACTTCATTGACGCCCTCTACTACTCGACGGCGAGCATTCAAAAGATCCCGCTACTAACTATAGATGTGAGCTTCGTGGAGCTCCTGGAAAAGCACGAGTACGGAGTAGATGGGGTTGTCTACACCCTGAGAATCTTGAAGACCTCTTAAGAAGCGCGCCGCGGTAGCTTCATTTCTAGGAGCTTCTGCTCTGGAAGCTGCAATCACTCACCGAGCTTAACGTAGGATACTATCTACCTGAAAATTTTTTACTGCAAGCATGGGGAGTGTGCTCGATGAGCAAAAGCCGGTATGCGAAAGTCTTGCTGGGGCCGGCGGTGTTCCTTATCCTGCTCCTTGCCCCACCACTCCCCCTAGTCAGCGAAGCTGCAGCGCTCGCGAAAGCTCCTCACCCTAAAGCTCCCCAGATAGCGCTGGGCGGCCTCTTCTGGGTTGCATCCTGGTGGGTCCTCGAAGTTGCACCTTTGGGCCTCACCGGCGTGCTCGCCGCGGTGCTCTTCAGCTTCCTTGGCTACGTTTCCTGGGGCGACGCTCTCAGGAGCTTCACCGACCCGATCATCTGGATCTTCATGGGAGGCTTCGCTCTCGCGAAAGCCTTCCAGGTCTGGGGGCTGGACCGCCGAGCGGCTCTAGCCGTAGCTCGCCTCTACCGGGGCAGGAACCCGATGCTCGCAGCTTTCTTCGCGTCAAGCCTCCCCGTGTTCCTGCTGACAGTCTCCGGCTCCATCACGGCGTCAACCTCCGTCGTTTACCCCATCACCCTCTCCTACATCGAGCTGCTGAAGCTCTCACCCAGGCTCGCTGAAGCGATGATGCTCTGCCTCGGCGAGGCAGCGACTGCTGGAGCGATGTTCCTGCTCGTGAGCACGCCGCCGAACCTGATCGCGAAGCAGGTACTGGAGCAGCAGGTCCCCGGCTTCAAGCTCACCTTCTTCGACTGGCTCATCGTGGGTACACCGCAGGCGATCATCGGGCTGCTAGTCACATGGCTCGTAGTTTTCGCCGTGATCCGCCCAGCCGAGCGCGAGATCAAGGCAGCCGAGGTGGTCGAGAGAGAAGCCCGCACCTTGACCGGGATG contains:
- a CDS encoding PIN domain-containing protein, whose translation is MEKEAMEAIKLFRKLDVHYLEVGFLEAMWKVLKIVPEEHLDVVALGLDAIRSTYTRLDIPSEAYVEAYRIYRRGHRDFIDALYYSTASIQKIPLLTIDVSFVELLEKHEYGVDGVVYTLRILKTS
- a CDS encoding heavy metal translocating P-type ATPase, which codes for MKVSERIRVVGVDCPSCVVSIQRELARVGAEADVDASTGYSVVRYDPSRASLQDVVRAIRDAGYDVEKRSLVFSAELGEEEAARFESEVASLRGVIECRFSPVTGLARVVYNPFSTSEGELLESVRKLGWRVEPASESVVEEGERKPLYVPLVSFALGLLAVAYHALESFGAAPRVSVAFYALLATATILLNHDLLARGFRSLARRSPTMESLIALSATVSYLFSLYSSAFAGHGSTFFEASAGVLGFVSAGKYLEERLRSRAVKALGELAALQGGKARVVRGGEVIEVDISLLRIGDVVEVHAGERIPVDGVVVEGWGYVDESTFTGEPLPSFKSSERRDAVLAGSLLVRGFLRVNATRVGRDTSLAHIIEVVRESQFRKPGFQRVADRIVGFLTWIVIALSLASFAYWSLSGADFATAAMFAAAVLAVTCPCPLGIAVPLVAALASIKAARIGVLVRGGDVFERALKVDTVVFDKTGTLTSGSPRLSGAYSFNGFSEADLLKLAGSAEVRSEHPLARAVLDKCRELGLQLREPSSYDHLPGMGVIAEVDGTTVAVGSQKLVEQLGVVLQPEAAELIEKLRASGATVLLVAVNGVLAGALEVRDEIKPEAGEVVSYLKREKLRTVLMTGDTEAAGRWVAEKLGLDEVHAELKPEDKAERVEEMQRSGRRVLFVGDGVNDAPAIGKAFLGVAVGKGAEIAKEAGDAVLVSGSLRALVLLRELGKAVRRKALENLAWAFTYNAALVPVAMGLFYRSHGLLLKPEMAAAAMILSDISVVVNALTLLRFNSRTLEA
- a CDS encoding AbrB/MazE/SpoVT family DNA-binding domain-containing protein; translation: MSETLKSKIVRIGRKNTLVIPKRIAEKLGIGEGDRMLLIVSRG
- a CDS encoding SLC13 family permease, whose amino-acid sequence is MSKSRYAKVLLGPAVFLILLLAPPLPLVSEAAALAKAPHPKAPQIALGGLFWVASWWVLEVAPLGLTGVLAAVLFSFLGYVSWGDALRSFTDPIIWIFMGGFALAKAFQVWGLDRRAALAVARLYRGRNPMLAAFFASSLPVFLLTVSGSITASTSVVYPITLSYIELLKLSPRLAEAMMLCLGEAATAGAMFLLVSTPPNLIAKQVLEQQVPGFKLTFFDWLIVGTPQAIIGLLVTWLVVFAVIRPAEREIKAAEVVEREARTLTGMSKGEKLVLLIFLTTLLLWLTPGLLIIAASVDPGLSPAAELATKLLPEAAPAALAILLLGLLRAEGRPLLTFEEISRGIDWNVVFLFGGGLAMGKALEGGGFSRWLALLITNSGVELNTYTLSAIGAILGFAITFPASNTAAAVVSTPLVAAIAKGAGINPIAPVLATALACSISSAIPSTTPPMAIIYGSGKVSMKNMFKAGIVADLLRLAILILTLPFFAGLLLQLKAVP